The genomic interval AAAATAGCATTACTATCTAAATACTCGACTTTGACTGTCCTATTTAGATAATGGCGTACTCCAAAGAAgcatttctttcttattttttttgttcccaTGATTTACTTATGGATAAAAACCTTAGATGCATACATGTATAAATTCAGCAGTACATTCACATCAAGTCTTTCTCACCATTAAAATAGATGTGCGTCTGTacccgtgtgtctgtgtgtgtgcgtaagtcTTTGTGTGCaagtgcatgtatgtgtgtgttcagctaaCACAaatagtttctctctctccagctaaAGTTTCAGCATGTGGCCatataactgtgtaactgtttTCCAACATCCCAGTCGGCAAACTTAACCTGAACAATTGCACCTGTGGGAGATGAGTATGTGCATGCACCAGTGCATAGCCAAAGAGATTGAGAGACTCCCATCATGCTTTATTCTTTTGTAGACCCTGACAGTTCTCCTCTTAGTGTCGTCGTCTAAACCTCATGAAATAATTACCAGAGGGAGCACAATGGTTCTGTCTCTGTACATGCAGTGTTTAGTAAATAATGTTCTGTAATCTGATTTCTTTTCCCCCAGGTGGTGATTGATGCTTTCCGACTGATCAATGCTAATATGATGGTCTTGGGACATGAACCACGGCAGACAACCTCTAACCTGGGACACCTCAACAAGCCTTCCATTCAGGCACGTGCACCCGTTTTATTTAGTTGAAGGCTAATTCAGCACTTTGTTTTTGAAAGCATGTGTGACAGCTTAGAAGTTTGGTCCTTAGTgaaatgttcacattttctACAATATAGTTCTGAAAACTATACACATTTTCCAAACTGATGACTTATTATGCAATCTGATCATGCAAATATTAGATAGATGTATGATATCTTAAAATTCAGATGTCGCATTTATAAAACATACACTCACtgcattgtttaattatttggaCACAGTGATGTCTGATGGGTTTTCTGAGACTGCCACACACTAACGGCCATGTTATTCTGTGCTGGTACTTTATGCTTACccgattttttttgttttgtttcctcagGCATTAATTCATGGATTGAACAGACATTACTACTCCATTACCATCAACTACAGGAAGAATGAGCTTGAACAAAAGGTGTCTAAACTCTTTAATCCCATAAAGTTGCTGGAAATGAAAACGTTATTCAAACTTTCCAGAGTGATCTGATCTCATGCTCAATTGTATTTCCTCCAGATGCTGTTGAATCTACATAAGAAGAGCTGGATGGAAGGTCTGACACTGCAGGACTACAGTGAACACTGCAAACTTAATGAGACCATTGTAAAAGAGATGCTTGAGCTGGCCAAGAATTACAACAAGGTAACGAGAAAACTTTTAGGTGAATTCTTGAGCAATGAAAGACAACGTGTATAATTTACCAACCAAAATTACAACCAGACAACAGGTTCTATAGAGTCATACCATGATATGACAAACCAGTATAACCAAATGTCAGTGTGCACCTACTTTTTAGGAACAaagatgttttgtgtgtgtttgcaacatatataaaaacaagTGTTCATGGCAATTTAAAACTTACACGTGAACAATATTACATGAGCAAGAATGCAGTGATACTGAAGATCATTATGAATGTGATTCCCCACAGGCATCTACACTACAGGGTTAGTCAGGGTTAGTAGCACTTTAGTAACTGTTTCGAACTGGGAAGTGGTATTTTACATGGTGAAATCACACGAATGGAGTTGATGGAAATCACATTGAAAAGTCCCAATGCAGTTATAGGAAACATATAAGCACTCTTGGAACAATCAGATTAGTCTAATGGAGCTGACTGTTCTTTATAAtgaagtattaaataaaatatattttaggcACAGTTATGTAAGTTTACTATCTATACAGTTCTTCAACACTGTTAACGTTGCTGTCTGTGATTCTTTAGGCTGTTGAAGAGGAAGACAAAATGACTCCTGAGCAGCTGGCCATCAAGAATGTTGGCAAACAGGTTagaaacattttcattcattcttttttcagtctttctCTCAAGGGTTTGCTGTATATCACTGTAATTTTACATGTGCTTGCACTGGTTTTTGGCTCCTTCCAGGACAGAGTGATTCTCCATtaattaaatgtgatttttgtttttaaaaaaattatttaaaaattctgtTATTCGTCTctatcctttttctttttccatagGATCCCAAACGGCATTTGGAAGAGCATGTGGATGTACTGATGACCTCCAATATCGTGCAGTGCCTAGCTGCCATGTTAGATACTGTTGTGTTTCAGTAAATTTTCACTGTGCATAAACGTTAATATTCATTGTCTGTTgtctttttaagaaataaacctATACAAAATCCAGTTTTTTAAGTGTCTGGCTGTGTCTTTAGTCTACACGGTTATTTCCTTCTAAAGTACCACAAATCACATACAGTTTCTAAATGCTGCATAACCTGCCTTTTGAACAAATGAAACATTATGACTTGCTGTTGGATCTATAGCTCCATCTTATATTTCTGTTGGTGCATATCAAAGTCAAACCAGAATCCGTTATATAGCAGTATGTGCAATACAGAATGTTAGTCaattaaatatcaaatattaattttaattaatttccaaAACCAGAAATAATTCTGCCAGTTAAAGTTTGTTGATCTTCACATGCTCTATAATTCTCTCTGGTAATAGAAAGTTAGCACTTAGAAGTAATTAAATAAGCATTTAATTCATATGGTTTTCCATATGATCCCTCAGCACTAGTAGTTGTCGAAGAATGGTCGAAATGTATGTATTAAACTATTAGTTGCAACTATCAAACAGGTGTAAGTGATATCTGTAGGTGTAGCTTTGCACTTATTTGTTAAAATCTTCGTTTTTCTTCCACTTTTTGGAACCTGCCAAGTTCTTTGGAACTTTTGCACGTAATTACATATTCAAGCCTTTGaaagtaagaaaataaataaacaaatctcagCGCGATGCTTTTGCACACTTCCCCAATTACGGCACGGATCGACGTCAAGTTGCTATAATAAATCGAGCTGTGCTCGGTACAGCCGGCTCAGTGCAAGGCGCGCGCACTGCCTCTTCATTAACGCGCGCTGTATTCACGAGGTTAAATACAACCAAGAACTTTGGCTCGCTTCGAAGTAGCCGAGTGTATCGGCGTGATGCACCTGCAACACTGCACTTCGCCATCGGCCAGAAATGCTGCCAGTGACTTTCCAGTCGAGTTGCTCACCGAGCACCACCCCGCGACGTCCTCCGGCGCCACCCCAGGGAACCACCCGGCACTAACAAAACTCCCCGCCGAGCTGACCAGCGAAGAAGACAATAGGAGCGAGCTCGCGCCCGCGCGCAATACCTCCATTGGGTCCGACGCGCagcgcactttggatgggagCCACGTGGAGAAGCGAAACGCGCCTGAGACGAACCGAGTGCGCACGACGACCGCCACCATCTCCTCCTCGTCCACCGCGACCATGTTCTCATACGCGGCGCAACACGGACACACGCTAACGCCTTTCTCCATAACCAATCCGGGTCACTTTGTGGCACATCATACCGTCATTCCAAACGGGCCGTACGACGGAGTCCTGTCAGGTGCGCCTCGACAGAATTACTCGAGCGCCGGTTATCCTTACGCACAGGCTTACAGTCAGGCATATCAGAGCGGCGCGTTGTACCCGCTCTCTTCAGCGCACGCGGGACTCATGGCCGGCAAAGCACAAGTCTATCTCTGCAACCGTGCGCTATGGCTCAAATTTCACCGGCACCAGACAGAGATGATCATCACAAAACAAGGGCGGTAAGGCTGGCAAATTTTTAATATGAAATCATCAAATCATCatgaaatcatcatcatcatcatcatcatattattattattattattattattattttgttgttgttgttgttgttttaagtattatttattatgattatgcCTAAAATGTTTAGAATATATAGTCTAATTAATGATTGCTCGCTATTTTTCTCTAGACGCATGTTTCCGTTCCTTAGCTTCAACATTTCTGGACTTGACCCGACGGctcattataatatttttgtggATATTATTCTGGCCGATCCGAATCACTGGCGTTTCCAGGGAGGAAAGTGGGTTCCGTGCGGAAAAGCGGATACGAATGTAACAGGTAATGTTCTTGTTAATAAACGCATCAAGTTATATTAGGAGTATAAAAATTATTCCAATAAAATTATTCCCAGTGTCAAACTATGTTTATTTTCCCTATTAAGTTTGTTTCCaacatacatttttgtattgtatttaatgaCTAGATTGTATATTTGTAGGAAATAGAGTGTACATGCACCCGGACTCCCCAAACACAGGAGCGCACTGGATGCGTCAAGAGATTTCGTTCGGTAAACTGAAATTAACTAACAACAAAGGAGCTTCAAATAACAGTGGACAGGTAAATGTACAAAACGTTTATTGAtttcattatttgttttaatttaatgaacTTGGCACGACTGAAACTTTGTTTCATTCTTAAATAGCCTTAaagttaacaaaaaaagatttcctttttcttttcaagcACCACTCTTCATGCTAACTTCAATTATTTCGACTTTTACATTATGGTTAAGCCAGGGAGGAGGTTTCTAAACCTTTTTGGCACAAGTATTACGCCTAATTGGCGCTTGTTTGTGGTTTCCAGCCTCGCCGTCAACCTCTGGCGCCTTGTCAAGTGGCTGGGGATCATGCATGATGGATTTATTAACACTtctattctttgtttttttttaacggtTCGCCAAGATGGTCGTCCTCCAATCGCTCCATAAGTACCAGCCCCGAGTGCACTTGGTCGAAGTGAATGAAGACGGGACAGAAGACTCCAGCCGGTCCGACCGCGTTCACACGTTCACCTTCCCGGAAACGCAGTTCATAGCGGTCACCGCATACCAGAACACGGATGTAAGGACAACTCTTCACACTGGTGCACTAATAGCGTACACATTCGCACAGAACACTGCCGTCACACTGTTATAATAAAAGGCCGGGcttaattttaacatttattttagcaaTGTGCGTTCAGTGGATGTAGCTTTAGTTCTGAATGTTTATGGAATTTTCCTCTTGAAAGTTTTCCCCCcaaatttcattgtattttattgtattttattgtattttagatCACCCAGCTGAAAATCGATCATAATCCTTTCGCCAAAGGATTTCGGGATAATTATGACACGTGAGTACTCTCGTTTTTATTATGACTgttgcttttacttttactcacaCGCTTTGGATATATTTGTAGATTTACCGAAATGATCCATAAATTGGTCATTAGAGATTGGAATAAATAtgtctgtaataaaaatgatgtaaacaaTTTTActcttaatattttttcatttcgtTTGCctgcatttttattaattgaCTTCTTCCT from Tachysurus vachellii isolate PV-2020 chromosome 1, HZAU_Pvac_v1, whole genome shotgun sequence carries:
- the psmd14 gene encoding 26S proteasome non-ATPase regulatory subunit 14; the protein is MDRLLRLGGGMPGLGQGPPTDAPAVDTAEQVYISSLALLKMLKHGRAGVPMEVMGLMLGEFVDDYTVRVIDVFAMPQSGTGVSVEAVDPVFQAKMLDMLKQTGRPEMVVGWYHSHPGFGCWLSGVDINTQQSFEALSERAVAVVVDPIQSVKGKVVIDAFRLINANMMVLGHEPRQTTSNLGHLNKPSIQALIHGLNRHYYSITINYRKNELEQKMLLNLHKKSWMEGLTLQDYSEHCKLNETIVKEMLELAKNYNKAVEEEDKMTPEQLAIKNVGKQDPKRHLEEHVDVLMTSNIVQCLAAMLDTVVFQ
- the LOC132850001 gene encoding T-box brain protein 1-like yields the protein MHLQHCTSPSARNAASDFPVELLTEHHPATSSGATPGNHPALTKLPAELTSEEDNRSELAPARNTSIGSDAQRTLDGSHVEKRNAPETNRVRTTTATISSSSTATMFSYAAQHGHTLTPFSITNPGHFVAHHTVIPNGPYDGVLSGAPRQNYSSAGYPYAQAYSQAYQSGALYPLSSAHAGLMAGKAQVYLCNRALWLKFHRHQTEMIITKQGRRMFPFLSFNISGLDPTAHYNIFVDIILADPNHWRFQGGKWVPCGKADTNVTGNRVYMHPDSPNTGAHWMRQEISFGKLKLTNNKGASNNSGQMVVLQSLHKYQPRVHLVEVNEDGTEDSSRSDRVHTFTFPETQFIAVTAYQNTDITQLKIDHNPFAKGFRDNYDTIYTACDTERLSPSSSDSQRAQLMSARYAATSSLLQDQFVGHYSGPAGSVERALSFTNSLGGSEQAEDRWFNNRLDFPASTYEAADLTGSLPSLLPYPATAGVKGQTLSASPTSGRALPAYCATQAGWESRATGLPSWITETSFERSYLSEDGLNVEKDETAPIVSEASKDKDAADSGWTETPSSVKSVDSGDSGIFEQAKRKRMSPPVSEEQSPLKRDLHNAHDGARNMNYFTFYSHS